The DNA window ATGTTCAAGATGCTCCGCCCCCCCAACCGAAGAGTTTTCGCCAGGCGGTAGATTCTCATGCTTCTCTCATCTGGCATGCACTAGACTGCACCTTGCTGGCGGTCGTCGGAAGTGGTCGGCAACCGACGCCTGACTCCTGAGTTCCTCCGTTTGCGGAGTGCAAAGATCTGTTTCCCCAAGGCGCCGAACCTGATGAGAATCCTTGTTGTTGAAGATTACGCCCCGCTCCGCGAGGCGGTAGCGCAAGGGCTGCGCGAAGCCGGATTCGCCGTCGACGCGGCCGTCGACGGAACCGAAGGCTGGTGGCACGCCGAAGCCACCGATTACGACGTGATTGTGCTCGACCTGATGCTGCCCGGAATCGATGGTCTCACCATTTTGAAAAAGTTACGGGCCATCAATCGCCGCTCCTGCGTGCTGATTCTCACGGCCAAAGACCAACTGGAGAACCGCGTTGAGGGTCTCAATCTGGGGGCCGACGACTACCTGATTAAACCGTTCGCCTTTGACGAACTGCTAGCGCGCGTGCGAACGCTGGTGCGGCGACGGTACGACCAGCGCGACCCGGTGCTGCGGATCGGCGATCTGGAAGTCAACACGGCCGCGCAGACCGTGCGGCGGGGATCGCGACACATTGAACTGACGGCCCGGGAGTACGCCCTGCTGGAATATCTGGCCGTCCGGGCAGGCGAACCGGTCAGCCGCACGCATATCTGGGAGCACGTTTACGACTTCCATTCCGATTCGCAAAGCAACGTGGTGGATGTGTACATCGGTTACCTCCGCCGCAAGATCGAGTCCGACGAACTGCCCCGCCTGATCCACACCAAACGCGGCCAGGGCTACATGTTAGGCGACCTGTCCTGATCGCAAAGCACCTACGACGCAATGGAAAGATGAGAAAGAATGAGAAGATATCCCGATTTTAACGGTCGATATCATTAGATAAACCTTTCTCGCTTTCCCCCGCAGGCGACCGTCGCCGGCGAACAGGACAGGCACTGTGATATGACAAACCTCCCCAACTTGCATTGCGCCCGACGCCGTTCGCGGCGATCCGTACTCGACGGCCTGCCGGCTGCCGTCGGCGCCTGCGCTAGCACGGCGACCCTGCTGGGCGTGCTGTTCCTGGCCGGCTGCACCGTGCCGCAGATTGGGGCCATTCCGCTGTGCCAGGTGAACTGTGAGTTGACGGAGCGCACTTCGCACGAGGTTCTCTGCGCCCCGCCCTGCACGTTCGTGCTGCCGCCGGATGTTTCGCTGGAGGACGGCGTCACAGAAGACGAAGCAGTCGCCGTTGCACTGTCGAATAACTCCACCTTCCAGGCCACGCTGACACAGCTGGGAATGGCCGAAGGCGACCTGATCCAGGCCGGCCTGCTCACCAACCCCAGCTTTACCACCTTTATTCCAGTCGGCGTCAAGCAATGGGAATGGACGCTCTATCTGCCGATTGAGGCCTTTGTACTGCGGCCGCAGCGGCTGTCACTGGCGTCGAACCAGTATGAAAGCATGGCCCAGCAACTGGTGCAGAACGGGCTCACGCTGGTTCGCGATGTGCGGGTCGCCCATGCCGATCTGGCCGTCGCACTGGCCCAGTGGGAGCTTTCGCAGGAAGCGGTCAAAACGCGGCAGAACATTGCCGACCTGACCGAAAAACGGCTGGCCCGCGGCGATATCAGCAAGCTCGAAGAAATCACGGCCCAGGTCGATGCGCTCAACTCCCAGGCGACCACTGCCTTGCTGGAACAAAGTGTGGTTGTGGCCGAAAGCCGCCTGTCGCAGTTGATGGGCCTGCCGCTGGACCATGAGCCGCTCTACGCCGATCTGACGCCGCCGACCTCGCTGGGCGAACTGGATGTGCAGGCGTTGACCGAGAACGCTCTGGCCCGACGTCCTGATATTGCCGCGGCCAACTGGTCCGTATCGGCCGCAACCCACAGGGCCCAACTAGCCCGCTGGCAGTTCCTGCGTCTCGACTTCGTCGCCGACGCCAACGGCAGCGGCGAGAAAGGTTTTGAACTGGGCCCCGGGCTGCGGTTCGACATCCCCATTTTCAACCGGAACCAGGGCGGCGTGGTCCGGGCCGACGCGGAACTGACCCAGACGATGTACGCCCGCGACGCCGTGAAAGAGCAGGTCATCCAGGAGGTGCGCGCCGCATCGGCCCAGTGGCGGCAGACGCTTCGTCAGCTGGCCATCCTGGAGAAGCAGGTCGATCCGGCCCTCAAAAAGTCGCTGCAGATTACCCAGAAAGGTTTCACCAGCGGCGGCGCCGACTACCTGCTGGTGCTACAGGCGACCACCCAGTACTTCGACTCCCGGGCCCGCATCCTGGATCAGAAAGCCAGCCTGCTTCGCGCCCGGGCCGAGCTGGAACGCAGCATCGGCGGCAGTCTTGCCGCCGCGGCGCCAGGCTCTCCGCAAATGCCGGAGATGCTGCCGCCGCCGGTCCTCATCTCGCCGACTCCCGTCGGGCCCGCCCCCCTGGGCGGCTGGCCCGATCCGCCGCTGCCGGAAGCCCTAGAAGAGATCGAACCCGACGCGCGCCCCTGACAGGCTCGCGCAGGATCACAGCAGGTGCACGGAGCGCACGCCAATCATCCCCCTGACGCTCCCTTTAACACCACGCCTGCGACGCCATGGACAGACGCCCCTTCCCTGCCCGGTTCCTGCCAACAGGATCCCGCGTCCCGCCGCAACTTTATGCAGTCACGGGTACGTGCCTGCTGCTGTTAATCGGCTGCCAGCCGCCTTCCAAACCGGCGACCAAAGCCGCAGCCGCACCCCCGGCCAAGGTCGAGAAACTGGCGCAAGAGACCGAGATCGCCCGGATCACGCTCAGCCCCAAAGCAGAACAGCGGCTGGGCATTACGCTGACCTCCTTCGCGATGCAGCAAGTGCAG is part of the Lignipirellula cremea genome and encodes:
- a CDS encoding response regulator — its product is MRILVVEDYAPLREAVAQGLREAGFAVDAAVDGTEGWWHAEATDYDVIVLDLMLPGIDGLTILKKLRAINRRSCVLILTAKDQLENRVEGLNLGADDYLIKPFAFDELLARVRTLVRRRYDQRDPVLRIGDLEVNTAAQTVRRGSRHIELTAREYALLEYLAVRAGEPVSRTHIWEHVYDFHSDSQSNVVDVYIGYLRRKIESDELPRLIHTKRGQGYMLGDLS
- a CDS encoding TolC family protein, with product MTNLPNLHCARRRSRRSVLDGLPAAVGACASTATLLGVLFLAGCTVPQIGAIPLCQVNCELTERTSHEVLCAPPCTFVLPPDVSLEDGVTEDEAVAVALSNNSTFQATLTQLGMAEGDLIQAGLLTNPSFTTFIPVGVKQWEWTLYLPIEAFVLRPQRLSLASNQYESMAQQLVQNGLTLVRDVRVAHADLAVALAQWELSQEAVKTRQNIADLTEKRLARGDISKLEEITAQVDALNSQATTALLEQSVVVAESRLSQLMGLPLDHEPLYADLTPPTSLGELDVQALTENALARRPDIAAANWSVSAATHRAQLARWQFLRLDFVADANGSGEKGFELGPGLRFDIPIFNRNQGGVVRADAELTQTMYARDAVKEQVIQEVRAASAQWRQTLRQLAILEKQVDPALKKSLQITQKGFTSGGADYLLVLQATTQYFDSRARILDQKASLLRARAELERSIGGSLAAAAPGSPQMPEMLPPPVLISPTPVGPAPLGGWPDPPLPEALEEIEPDARP